The proteins below come from a single Acidovorax sp. NCPPB 4044 genomic window:
- the gmd gene encoding GDP-mannose 4,6-dehydratase: MKTALITGITGQDGAYLAEFLLEKGYTVHGIKRRTSLINTARIDHLFQDPHTPDPKFILHYGDMTDSLSLVRIIQKVQPDEIYNLAAQSHVAVSFEEPEYTANSDALGPLRILEAIRILGMEKKCRFYQASTSELYGLVQEIPQRESTPFYPRSPYAAAKLYAYWITVNYREAYGIYACNGILFNHESPIRGETFVTRKITRALARIKLGMQENLYLGNLDAKRDWGHARDYVEAQWLMLQQETPEDFVIASGIQYSVRDFVNAAAQELGLVLRWQGEGIDEKGYDENGVVRVSVDPRYFRPTEVETLLGDPAKAKQALGWAPRTRFEELVQEMAQADLKLAERDRLCLEEGFQPGGGI; the protein is encoded by the coding sequence ATGAAAACAGCATTGATTACCGGGATTACGGGGCAGGACGGTGCCTATCTGGCGGAGTTTTTGCTTGAAAAAGGATATACGGTCCACGGCATCAAGCGCAGGACTTCGTTGATCAATACCGCGCGTATCGATCACCTTTTTCAGGATCCCCACACGCCCGATCCGAAGTTCATTCTTCATTATGGTGACATGACGGACTCCCTGTCCCTGGTGCGCATCATTCAGAAGGTCCAGCCGGACGAGATTTACAATCTTGCCGCGCAGAGCCATGTGGCCGTGTCTTTCGAAGAGCCTGAATACACAGCAAACTCGGATGCCCTTGGCCCTTTGAGAATTCTGGAGGCCATACGTATCCTGGGCATGGAGAAAAAGTGCCGCTTCTATCAAGCATCCACCTCCGAGCTTTATGGGCTGGTGCAGGAAATCCCCCAGCGCGAGAGTACGCCATTTTATCCGCGCTCCCCTTATGCCGCTGCCAAGCTGTATGCGTACTGGATTACGGTCAATTATCGCGAAGCCTACGGTATATACGCCTGCAACGGAATACTTTTCAACCATGAATCTCCCATTCGCGGTGAGACATTCGTGACCCGAAAAATCACCCGTGCATTGGCCCGTATCAAGCTTGGAATGCAGGAGAACCTTTATCTCGGCAATCTGGATGCCAAGCGCGACTGGGGCCACGCGCGGGATTACGTGGAAGCGCAGTGGCTGATGCTGCAGCAGGAAACGCCCGAAGACTTCGTCATTGCCAGCGGTATTCAATACAGCGTGCGGGACTTCGTGAATGCCGCCGCTCAGGAACTGGGCCTGGTGCTCCGTTGGCAAGGTGAGGGCATCGACGAGAAGGGGTACGACGAGAACGGCGTCGTGCGCGTGAGCGTGGATCCCCGGTATTTCCGCCCCACCGAAGTCGAAACCTTGTTGGGTGATCCCGCAAAGGCCAAGCAAGCGTTGGGTTGGGCGCCCCGGACCCGGTTCGAGGAGTTGGTGCAGGAAATGGCGCAGGCGGATCTCAAGCTCGCCGAACGGGACAGGTTGTGCCTGGAAGAGGGGTTCCAACCCGGCGGCGGCATCTGA
- a CDS encoding NAD-dependent epimerase/dehydratase family protein, translating into MRILLTGSTGMVGRNFMEHPAAQDFEILAPSHQSLDLQDYLQVERFMAQNRPDVVVHAAGVVGGIQANMARPVAFLLGNLDMGRNVVMAARSAGVRRLVNLGSSCMFPRGLATPLREDMVLTGELEPTNEGYALAKIMVARLCDYISRQKEGFEYKTLIPCNLFGRHDKFSPDVSHLVPAILQKIHAAKRDGAPSVEIWGDGNARREFMYAGDLADCLVEAIRRFDSLPSVMNVGIGADHTINDYYRIGAEIVGYTGTFHHDLTKPVGMMRKLVDTSVARGWGWQASTPLEEGMRKAYDYYLGLSSQTPSQAAGRV; encoded by the coding sequence ATGCGCATCCTTCTGACGGGATCGACCGGAATGGTCGGCCGCAACTTCATGGAGCATCCCGCCGCCCAGGACTTCGAGATCCTTGCGCCTTCCCATCAATCGCTCGATCTCCAGGATTACCTGCAGGTGGAGCGCTTCATGGCGCAGAACAGGCCGGATGTGGTGGTTCACGCTGCCGGTGTGGTCGGAGGAATCCAGGCCAACATGGCCCGGCCGGTGGCGTTCCTGTTGGGCAATCTGGACATGGGCCGCAACGTGGTCATGGCGGCCCGCTCTGCCGGTGTGCGCCGGCTTGTCAATCTCGGGAGCTCCTGCATGTTTCCCCGGGGGCTGGCCACGCCGCTGCGCGAAGACATGGTGCTCACGGGCGAGCTGGAGCCCACCAACGAGGGCTATGCGCTGGCGAAGATCATGGTGGCGCGGTTGTGCGACTACATCAGCCGGCAGAAGGAAGGGTTTGAATACAAGACCCTGATTCCCTGCAACCTGTTTGGCCGCCATGACAAGTTCTCACCCGACGTGTCCCATTTGGTGCCTGCGATCCTGCAGAAGATCCATGCAGCGAAGCGCGACGGTGCTCCCAGCGTAGAGATATGGGGAGACGGCAATGCCCGGCGCGAATTCATGTATGCCGGCGATCTGGCGGACTGCCTGGTAGAGGCCATCCGACGGTTCGACAGTCTGCCTTCCGTCATGAATGTAGGCATCGGTGCTGACCACACCATCAATGACTATTACCGCATCGGTGCCGAGATCGTCGGCTATACCGGCACGTTCCACCACGACCTGACGAAGCCGGTCGGGATGATGCGCAAGCTGGTCGATACCTCAGTGGCACGAGGCTGGGGATGGCAGGCTTCGACGCCCCTCGAGGAGGGAATGCGCAAGGCGTATGACTACTACCTTGGCCTGTCTTCACAAACCCCATCGCAGGCCGCCGGCCGTGTGTGA
- a CDS encoding DegT/DnrJ/EryC1/StrS family aminotransferase codes for MTAANSYPLASTTWDHEEYASLQEVITSGMFTMGPRVAAFEREFADYAGSKHAVMVSSGSAANLLMVAALFYRKQGTRLRRGDEVIVPAVSWSTTYYPLYQYGLKLKFVDIDRDTLNYDLEQLEAAITPATRLVMAVNLLGNPNDFDRISSLLEGRDIALIEDNCESMGAVFQGKQAGTIGLMGTFSSFFSHHISTMEGGLVVTDDDELHHLLVCLRAHGWTRNLPKFNHVCGEKSDDPFQESFRFVLPGYNVRPLEMSGALGSAQLRKLPGMVEVRQENARKFVALMADYPMLHVQKEIGQSSWFGFSMVLAENAPFDRRQLVAALEAHRIDCRPIVAGNFAKNEVMSWFDHEIHGQLRNADWIDQHGLFIGNHHYPLDAEFELLRGALDTLVR; via the coding sequence ATGACAGCAGCAAACAGCTACCCCCTGGCCAGCACCACGTGGGACCACGAAGAATATGCATCCCTCCAGGAGGTGATCACATCCGGGATGTTCACCATGGGGCCCAGGGTGGCCGCATTCGAACGGGAATTCGCGGACTATGCCGGCAGCAAGCATGCCGTGATGGTCAGTTCGGGATCGGCCGCCAACCTGCTGATGGTGGCGGCGCTTTTCTACCGCAAGCAGGGCACGAGGCTGCGCCGCGGCGATGAGGTGATCGTGCCGGCGGTGTCCTGGAGTACCACCTACTACCCGCTGTACCAATACGGGCTGAAGCTCAAGTTCGTGGATATCGACCGCGACACCCTGAACTACGACCTCGAGCAACTCGAGGCCGCCATCACGCCGGCCACGCGCCTGGTCATGGCAGTGAATCTGCTGGGCAATCCCAACGATTTCGATCGCATCTCCTCCTTGCTGGAAGGGCGGGACATTGCCCTGATCGAAGACAACTGCGAATCGATGGGTGCGGTCTTCCAGGGCAAGCAGGCGGGAACGATCGGATTGATGGGAACGTTCAGTTCCTTCTTCAGCCACCACATCTCCACCATGGAGGGTGGCCTGGTGGTCACGGACGACGACGAACTGCACCATCTCCTGGTGTGCCTGCGCGCGCATGGCTGGACACGCAACCTGCCCAAGTTCAACCACGTGTGCGGTGAAAAATCGGACGACCCGTTCCAGGAGTCTTTCCGGTTCGTGCTGCCCGGCTACAACGTCCGCCCCCTCGAGATGAGTGGAGCGCTGGGATCGGCCCAGCTCAGGAAGCTGCCAGGCATGGTGGAGGTCCGCCAGGAGAATGCGCGCAAGTTCGTGGCGCTGATGGCCGACTACCCGATGCTCCATGTCCAGAAGGAGATCGGGCAGAGCAGTTGGTTCGGCTTCAGTATGGTCCTGGCAGAGAACGCTCCATTCGACCGGCGCCAGCTGGTGGCGGCGCTGGAGGCCCACCGGATCGATTGCCGCCCGATCGTGGCGGGAAACTTCGCCAAGAACGAGGTGATGTCATGGTTCGACCATGAGATCCATGGACAACTGCGCAACGCCGACTGGATCGACCAGCACGGGCTGTTCATCGGCAACCACCACTATCCCCTGGACGCCGAGTTCGAGCTGCTGCGTGGTGCGCTCGACACGCTGGTGCGTTGA
- a CDS encoding DUF2079 domain-containing protein encodes MSLLKYQALASNWFDLGLFESVFYAYAQEGGTGHAFFGHAQPFMGLYAYVYLWLGPLGLLALQGLALTVLPAWWVWRQYGPWPALALLLYYPLWANALFDFHFDHLAVPLLLGFYVAYERRSIAWALACALLLAWVKEPFALQTAACGVFLIWQAWRLRAADPLSRRWAMAGGVLVAAGLAWFYVATQWLIPHFTGSGGGLDADAFTWLGQGLGRMVVHLLTHPWLPVTEALANPGKLLYLFICFGLLAFIPLLSPQWLIPALPPLLIAMLARSENYYSYGNHYTAGLIAPLIVAFAHGMPAFRRICARCGLSSVAAVRLLCLVLLVGHVMFAPSPLGRLFWSDKVWSYSKQAYWPDARTQRIKSAIERWIPHDPGISVATQNPLNWGHLPRREAYFAFPDGVFEAKAVPGWTLGSAGWRVAPARMRQADYVVLDEKRPWFLLDRGCLWLHGRCTDEAAAQRYRGAVAEVRKRYALVYEDDGFSIFRRTETP; translated from the coding sequence ATGTCCTTGCTCAAATACCAGGCGCTGGCCAGCAATTGGTTCGATCTCGGGCTTTTTGAGAGCGTCTTCTATGCCTATGCGCAGGAGGGCGGCACCGGGCACGCCTTTTTCGGGCATGCCCAGCCGTTCATGGGCCTCTACGCGTATGTCTACCTGTGGCTGGGGCCGTTGGGCCTGTTGGCGCTCCAGGGTCTTGCGCTGACCGTCCTTCCTGCCTGGTGGGTGTGGCGCCAGTACGGCCCCTGGCCTGCCCTGGCATTGCTGCTGTATTACCCGCTGTGGGCCAATGCGCTGTTCGATTTCCATTTCGACCATCTCGCCGTGCCGTTGCTGCTGGGCTTCTATGTGGCCTATGAGCGGCGAAGCATCGCCTGGGCCCTGGCCTGCGCTTTGCTGCTGGCCTGGGTCAAGGAGCCGTTCGCGCTGCAGACGGCGGCGTGCGGTGTGTTCCTGATCTGGCAGGCGTGGCGGCTTCGGGCGGCAGACCCGCTTTCCCGGCGCTGGGCCATGGCGGGCGGAGTACTGGTGGCTGCGGGACTGGCGTGGTTCTATGTGGCGACGCAATGGCTCATTCCGCATTTCACCGGTTCGGGCGGGGGCCTGGATGCGGATGCGTTCACCTGGCTCGGCCAGGGGTTGGGCCGCATGGTGGTGCACTTGCTGACCCACCCCTGGCTTCCCGTGACCGAAGCATTGGCGAACCCGGGAAAGCTGCTCTATCTGTTCATCTGTTTCGGACTGCTGGCCTTCATCCCGCTGCTGAGCCCCCAATGGCTGATTCCTGCCCTGCCGCCGTTGCTGATCGCGATGCTGGCGCGGTCGGAGAACTACTACAGCTACGGCAACCACTACACGGCAGGCCTCATCGCGCCGCTGATCGTGGCATTTGCGCACGGCATGCCGGCGTTCCGGCGCATCTGCGCCCGTTGCGGGCTGTCGTCCGTGGCAGCGGTGCGGTTGCTCTGTCTCGTGCTGCTGGTGGGCCACGTGATGTTCGCGCCTTCCCCGCTGGGACGTCTTTTCTGGAGTGACAAGGTGTGGAGTTACAGCAAGCAGGCCTATTGGCCGGATGCGCGCACCCAGCGCATCAAGTCGGCCATCGAGCGCTGGATTCCACACGATCCCGGCATCAGCGTTGCGACGCAGAACCCCCTGAACTGGGGCCATCTGCCACGCCGCGAGGCGTACTTTGCCTTCCCCGACGGCGTCTTCGAGGCAAAGGCCGTCCCCGGCTGGACTCTGGGCAGCGCCGGATGGCGCGTTGCGCCGGCACGGATGCGCCAGGCCGACTATGTCGTCCTGGATGAAAAGCGCCCATGGTTCCTGCTGGACCGAGGCTGTCTCTGGCTGCATGGCCGGTGCACGGACGAAGCGGCAGCACAGCGCTACCGCGGTGCGGTGGCCGAGGTGAGAAAGCGCTACGCGCTGGTTTATGAAGACGATGGTTTTTCCATCTTCCGCCGCACGGAGACACCATGA
- a CDS encoding lipopolysaccharide biosynthesis protein: protein MWLRGWANQAAASLWVAAVSMVLVFALGRLLGPAAFGEYNYVLTLASLIAILQDGGFKTLLQRESAHRSIEVEPAMVLRYALGHVLLVSAVALALVLALAGERRLPLSLAVATMALLAVANAVSARWRGQGLYARDALWQVGLRSATALAVLACVLLWRMDTTAVFVGWAAGVVVSLAVVRFMAKPRWNPPGTVYRTAAAFMLIDLATTIYFRIDIVMMERLGVPSDDIGRYAAAYRLFEGGVLLLAPAATILFRELRLRWQEREAARVLLRRALGGALALAAAGAAVVHWLAEPLLVLAYGAAYAGAAPLLSWLLVAFLFLAPNYVLTQAAVALGRERWYAGAVCVAAVVNVGLNFWLLPRFGVVGAAWASIATEAVLMLLLYKGVRSWL from the coding sequence ATGTGGTTGCGCGGATGGGCCAACCAGGCGGCTGCGAGCCTGTGGGTCGCGGCTGTCTCCATGGTGCTGGTGTTCGCGCTGGGGCGCCTGCTGGGGCCTGCGGCATTCGGTGAATACAACTATGTGCTGACGCTGGCATCGCTGATCGCGATCCTGCAGGACGGTGGTTTCAAGACCCTGCTGCAGCGGGAGTCCGCGCACCGCAGCATCGAGGTGGAACCCGCGATGGTGCTGCGCTATGCGCTGGGGCACGTTCTGCTGGTCAGTGCCGTGGCACTGGCCCTGGTGCTGGCGCTGGCGGGAGAGCGCCGGCTACCCCTGTCCTTGGCGGTGGCGACGATGGCCCTGCTGGCGGTGGCCAACGCGGTATCTGCGCGCTGGCGAGGGCAGGGGCTCTACGCACGCGACGCCCTCTGGCAAGTGGGATTGCGCAGCGCCACGGCATTGGCGGTGCTGGCCTGCGTGCTGCTCTGGCGCATGGACACCACGGCGGTATTCGTCGGATGGGCGGCCGGCGTGGTGGTTTCGCTGGCAGTGGTGCGCTTCATGGCAAAGCCCCGGTGGAACCCTCCGGGCACCGTGTACCGGACGGCCGCGGCGTTCATGCTGATCGACCTCGCCACGACCATCTATTTCCGCATCGACATCGTGATGATGGAGCGCCTGGGCGTGCCGTCCGACGACATCGGCCGCTATGCCGCGGCCTATCGCCTGTTCGAAGGCGGCGTGCTTTTGCTGGCGCCCGCTGCCACCATCCTCTTCCGGGAGCTGCGGCTGCGCTGGCAGGAGCGCGAAGCCGCGCGGGTGCTGCTGCGGCGTGCGCTGGGGGGCGCGCTGGCGCTGGCTGCCGCAGGGGCTGCCGTGGTGCACTGGCTGGCCGAGCCCCTGCTGGTGCTGGCCTACGGCGCGGCCTATGCGGGCGCGGCTCCGCTCCTGTCGTGGCTGCTCGTCGCCTTTCTTTTCCTGGCGCCGAACTACGTGTTGACCCAGGCCGCGGTCGCCCTCGGACGCGAGCGCTGGTATGCGGGGGCGGTGTGCGTTGCCGCCGTGGTCAATGTCGGTCTGAATTTCTGGCTGCTCCCCCGGTTCGGCGTCGTCGGTGCGGCCTGGGCCAGCATCGCGACCGAAGCGGTGCTGATGCTGCTTTTGTACAAAGGGGTGCGTTCATGGCTTTGA
- a CDS encoding glycosyltransferase: MALKGVVLYDFLHAKGGAERLTLDLVRGLEGTELCYGYRQPEVFSAGELAGIACHDLEATTPVPGWRTLKVLRAFAGRRAAFLDRYDWAIYSGVLAPVAVRHRKGQRNLYYCHTPPRFVYDLRDYYRDKFSPLLRPALAVLAAYLKQQYEASVAAMDVVIANSENVRSRLRTHLGVESRVVHPPIDVERFRWRQQGDYFLSLARLEDFKRVELIVDAFLRMPSRQLVVVSGGSQFEMLRAKAASAPNIRFTSWLGDEALAELMGGARASIYIPRDEDFGMSPVESMAAGKPVIGVAEGGLLETIVPGETGWLLPAEPTVDQLIESVMSLSGDRAAAMRTACESRAQVFSKDRFLQKMKELVAE; the protein is encoded by the coding sequence ATGGCTTTGAAGGGCGTGGTGCTCTACGATTTTCTGCATGCGAAAGGCGGCGCCGAGCGGTTGACGCTGGACCTGGTGCGTGGCCTGGAGGGCACCGAGCTGTGCTACGGCTACCGCCAGCCCGAGGTGTTCTCGGCCGGCGAGCTGGCCGGTATCGCGTGCCATGACCTGGAGGCGACGACGCCGGTGCCGGGCTGGCGCACGTTGAAGGTGCTGCGTGCCTTTGCCGGACGGCGTGCCGCCTTCCTGGACCGGTACGATTGGGCGATCTACAGCGGCGTGCTCGCACCGGTGGCCGTGCGGCACCGCAAGGGGCAGCGCAACCTCTATTACTGCCACACACCGCCACGGTTCGTGTATGACCTCCGTGACTACTACCGGGACAAGTTCTCGCCGCTCCTGCGGCCCGCGCTGGCGGTGCTCGCGGCCTACCTGAAGCAGCAGTACGAGGCCTCGGTGGCCGCCATGGATGTGGTGATCGCCAACTCCGAGAACGTGCGGAGCCGGCTGCGAACCCACCTGGGTGTGGAGTCGAGGGTGGTGCACCCCCCCATCGATGTCGAGCGTTTCCGCTGGCGCCAGCAGGGGGATTACTTTCTCTCGCTGGCACGCCTGGAGGATTTCAAGCGCGTCGAATTGATCGTGGATGCCTTCCTGCGCATGCCCTCGCGGCAACTGGTGGTGGTTTCGGGGGGATCGCAGTTCGAGATGCTGCGCGCCAAGGCGGCCTCCGCGCCCAACATCCGGTTCACCTCCTGGCTGGGCGATGAGGCCCTGGCCGAACTGATGGGCGGGGCCCGGGCGTCGATCTACATTCCCCGCGACGAGGATTTCGGCATGTCTCCGGTCGAAAGCATGGCCGCAGGCAAGCCGGTGATCGGGGTGGCCGAGGGCGGCCTGCTCGAAACCATCGTTCCCGGTGAAACAGGCTGGCTGCTGCCGGCCGAGCCCACGGTGGATCAATTGATCGAATCGGTGATGTCCCTGTCGGGCGACCGGGCCGCGGCCATGCGCACCGCCTGCGAGAGCCGCGCGCAGGTGTTCAGCAAAGACCGCTTCCTCCAGAAGATGAAAGAGCTGGTCGCTGAATAA
- a CDS encoding glycosyltransferase has translation MVLRVLHVGKFFPPYRGGMEVFLSDLVAAQRAQGIDASALVHGTPLPYDPPWLERVPVQFQLVYAPFALGFRAALARAIRRFRPDVLHLHMPNNSALWALTLPSARKIPWVVHWHSDVVVSEIKLSVALAYALYRPFEHALLDGAERVIATSPPYLKASRTLQYWRSKCVVAPLGIDLEALPPPAACNDWSPGTALRLLSIGRLTYYKGFETLIQAVAALPGVELLIVGDGELRANLQARIQAARASGPGGTVRLLGDVDDAQKHALLASCDVFCLASRERTEAFGVVLLEAMFHARPCIVTDLPGSGMPWLVAHAKAGLRVPIEDVEGWTAAITRLRHDPPLRQRLGTSGRQALLKSFDIRSSAQAIEREYRHITSKPRPSAQGKGLLAVITTRNDAGSIGALVASLRQAGMDAPLVVDHRSTDGTCLFAERAGAKILRPLIPMSAWEAVQTGMRYALSKGYSGVVTVPGDHFPGPEGLQPLLQHAEQADVVVIDPASAHGPHAPWWGRIARMARSEPPRLGCYSRAAVEALSSREAALLDDAELGLLWLRRSAQLRVLRLELPLAQGAPALPRTPPAPWWSLARRLALLALFRFAVVRSRPVRASPGD, from the coding sequence GTGGTGCTGCGCGTCCTCCATGTGGGGAAGTTCTTCCCGCCCTACCGCGGCGGAATGGAGGTCTTTCTCTCCGACCTGGTCGCGGCCCAGCGCGCCCAGGGCATCGATGCGTCCGCCCTCGTCCACGGCACGCCGCTGCCGTATGACCCGCCATGGCTCGAACGCGTGCCGGTGCAGTTCCAGCTGGTCTATGCCCCGTTCGCGCTCGGGTTCCGCGCGGCCCTGGCCCGGGCGATCCGCCGCTTCCGCCCGGATGTGCTGCACCTGCACATGCCCAACAACTCCGCGCTCTGGGCGCTGACGCTGCCCAGCGCGCGGAAAATCCCCTGGGTGGTGCATTGGCACTCCGATGTCGTGGTGTCGGAGATCAAGCTCTCCGTCGCCCTGGCCTACGCCCTCTACCGACCCTTCGAACATGCCTTGCTGGATGGGGCCGAGCGTGTCATCGCGACCTCGCCGCCCTACCTCAAGGCCAGCAGGACGCTGCAGTACTGGCGCAGCAAGTGCGTCGTCGCGCCGCTGGGCATCGACCTGGAGGCCCTCCCGCCGCCCGCGGCCTGCAACGACTGGTCGCCCGGGACGGCCCTGCGGCTGCTGTCCATCGGGCGCCTGACCTACTACAAGGGCTTCGAGACGCTCATCCAGGCCGTCGCGGCCCTGCCGGGCGTGGAATTGCTGATCGTGGGCGATGGCGAACTCCGGGCCAACCTGCAGGCGCGCATCCAGGCTGCCCGCGCGAGTGGACCAGGTGGCACGGTCCGGCTGCTCGGGGACGTGGACGATGCGCAGAAACATGCGCTGCTCGCCAGCTGCGACGTCTTCTGTCTGGCCTCCAGGGAGCGCACGGAAGCGTTCGGCGTGGTTCTTCTCGAAGCCATGTTCCACGCACGCCCGTGCATCGTGACCGATCTTCCGGGCTCGGGAATGCCGTGGCTGGTCGCCCATGCCAAGGCCGGGCTGCGCGTGCCGATCGAGGATGTGGAGGGATGGACTGCAGCGATCACGCGCCTGCGCCATGACCCGCCCCTGCGCCAGCGCCTGGGCACCTCGGGCCGCCAAGCGCTGCTCAAATCCTTCGACATCCGCAGCAGCGCGCAAGCCATCGAGCGCGAATACCGGCACATCACGTCCAAGCCCCGCCCATCCGCCCAGGGCAAGGGCCTGCTGGCGGTCATCACCACGCGCAACGATGCCGGATCGATCGGCGCCCTCGTCGCTTCGCTGCGGCAGGCCGGCATGGACGCGCCGCTGGTGGTGGACCACCGCAGCACCGACGGCACCTGCCTTTTTGCGGAACGGGCGGGGGCGAAGATCCTGCGCCCCCTGATCCCTATGAGCGCCTGGGAAGCCGTCCAGACCGGCATGCGCTACGCGCTGTCCAAGGGCTATTCCGGCGTCGTCACGGTACCGGGCGACCATTTCCCCGGCCCCGAAGGGCTGCAGCCTCTGCTGCAGCACGCGGAACAGGCGGACGTGGTGGTGATCGACCCCGCCTCGGCGCACGGCCCGCACGCCCCCTGGTGGGGCCGGATCGCCCGCATGGCCCGTTCGGAGCCGCCCCGCCTGGGCTGCTACAGCCGCGCGGCGGTGGAAGCGCTGTCCTCGCGCGAAGCCGCCCTGCTGGACGATGCGGAGCTGGGATTGCTCTGGCTCCGGCGCAGCGCGCAACTGCGCGTCCTCCGGCTGGAGTTGCCGCTGGCGCAGGGCGCCCCTGCCCTGCCGCGGACGCCACCCGCGCCGTGGTGGAGCCTGGCCCGCCGGCTCGCGCTGCTGGCCCTCTTCCGCTTCGCCGTGGTGCGTTCCCGCCCTGTGCGCGCCTCGCCGGGGGACTGA
- a CDS encoding tetratricopeptide repeat protein, giving the protein MATKPSASFVVFGLAVLAAVLAIYLPSWNHALLFDDLALTDGTIFGNYGNLLAFKQRMLSYGSFVWVDSLAGAGWGKQRLFNVALHLATVAALYALVRDLLARTRFPEEFEAQPHFGPSRSAAVRVGVALFAVNPMAVYAVAYLVQRSIVMATFFAVLACWCFVRGLSGRGAGWYAGAIAAYAAAVLSKEHAVMVAAMAVPLYIHVRRPGWRTIAGIAGVSAALVAVAAAVLFGVYGDLLGKVFDQRSIDFTQQLERLSPGIGARMYSLSILNEAALFFAYGFLWFVPNVMWMSVDLRPAFPLSYAAFPQVLGLVGYLALWAAAVWAVLRRRGVLSLVGVALLFPLLLYVTEFATVWVQDPFVLYRSYLWAVAVPVLVAVVLTGFKPRTIYALGSIVGLVFALLAFERVASLSDDYTAWGDAAEKTDLKAPQNAVGRWRPFLNLGAYHLDRGSVAEAQKAFATAEALGALRGTARFNAGVALQQQKKHAEAIAAFDEAQKQGFEELQLYYHRGESEFALGLYPQAFEHFSQGLRMELPSANAAEMDRIRQAMRLRRAESAIGANRFDDAIGGFTELLAASPNNPRLLLGLGMAHVGKGDTKAALALFDTMIARAPNAAAYYGRAMAYRGANQLAASLKDLDEAIRLDPRNPQYAQMRAQVAAARK; this is encoded by the coding sequence ATGGCCACCAAACCATCCGCTTCCTTCGTCGTCTTCGGGCTCGCCGTCCTGGCCGCCGTGCTGGCCATCTACCTGCCCAGCTGGAACCATGCGCTGCTGTTCGACGATCTGGCGCTGACCGACGGCACGATCTTCGGCAACTACGGCAACCTGCTCGCCTTCAAGCAGCGCATGCTGTCCTACGGCAGCTTCGTGTGGGTGGACAGTCTGGCCGGCGCAGGCTGGGGAAAGCAGCGGCTCTTCAACGTGGCGCTGCACCTGGCCACGGTGGCCGCCCTCTATGCCCTGGTGCGCGACCTGCTCGCGCGCACCCGCTTCCCCGAGGAATTCGAGGCGCAGCCGCACTTCGGCCCGTCGCGCAGCGCCGCCGTCCGCGTGGGCGTGGCGCTCTTCGCGGTCAACCCGATGGCCGTCTATGCGGTGGCCTACCTCGTGCAGCGCTCCATCGTCATGGCCACCTTCTTCGCGGTGCTGGCCTGCTGGTGCTTCGTGCGGGGGCTGTCGGGCCGGGGCGCGGGCTGGTATGCCGGCGCCATCGCGGCCTATGCCGCGGCGGTGCTCTCCAAGGAGCACGCGGTGATGGTCGCGGCCATGGCCGTGCCGCTCTACATCCATGTCCGGCGCCCGGGCTGGCGCACCATCGCCGGCATCGCGGGGGTGTCCGCCGCGCTCGTCGCCGTGGCGGCGGCCGTGCTGTTCGGCGTCTACGGCGACCTCCTGGGCAAGGTCTTCGACCAGCGCTCCATCGATTTCACCCAGCAGCTCGAACGCCTGAGCCCGGGCATCGGCGCGCGCATGTATTCGCTCAGCATCCTGAACGAGGCGGCGCTGTTCTTCGCCTACGGCTTCCTGTGGTTCGTGCCGAACGTGATGTGGATGTCGGTGGACCTGCGCCCGGCCTTCCCGCTCAGCTACGCGGCCTTCCCGCAGGTGCTGGGGCTCGTGGGCTACCTCGCCCTCTGGGCCGCCGCCGTATGGGCCGTGCTGCGGCGCCGGGGCGTGCTCAGCCTCGTCGGTGTGGCGCTGCTGTTCCCGCTGCTGCTGTACGTGACCGAATTCGCCACGGTGTGGGTGCAGGATCCTTTCGTGCTGTACCGCAGCTACCTCTGGGCGGTGGCGGTTCCCGTGCTCGTGGCGGTCGTGCTCACGGGCTTCAAGCCGCGCACCATCTATGCGCTGGGCAGCATCGTGGGGCTGGTCTTCGCCCTGCTCGCCTTCGAGCGTGTCGCATCGCTGAGCGACGACTACACCGCCTGGGGCGACGCGGCCGAGAAGACCGATCTCAAGGCGCCGCAGAACGCGGTCGGGCGCTGGAGGCCGTTCCTCAACCTGGGGGCCTACCACCTGGACCGCGGCTCGGTCGCCGAGGCGCAGAAGGCCTTCGCCACCGCCGAAGCGCTGGGCGCGCTGCGCGGCACCGCCCGCTTTAACGCGGGCGTGGCCCTGCAGCAGCAGAAGAAGCATGCCGAAGCCATCGCGGCTTTCGACGAAGCGCAGAAGCAGGGCTTCGAGGAACTGCAGCTCTACTACCACCGCGGCGAATCGGAATTCGCGCTGGGGCTCTACCCCCAGGCCTTCGAGCATTTCAGCCAGGGGCTGCGCATGGAGCTGCCCAGCGCGAACGCGGCCGAGATGGACCGCATCCGGCAGGCCATGCGCCTGCGCCGTGCCGAAAGCGCGATCGGCGCAAACCGGTTCGACGACGCCATCGGCGGCTTCACGGAATTGCTCGCTGCCAGCCCGAACAATCCGCGGCTGCTGCTGGGCCTGGGGATGGCGCATGTGGGCAAGGGCGATACCAAGGCCGCCCTGGCCCTTTTCGACACGATGATCGCGCGCGCGCCCAACGCCGCGGCCTACTACGGGCGCGCCATGGCCTACCGCGGTGCCAACCAGCTCGCGGCGAGCCTGAAGGATCTGGACGAGGCCATCCGCCTGGATCCCCGCAACCCGCAGTACGCACAGATGAGGGCCCAGGTCGCCGCCGCCCGGAAATAG